In Marinicauda algicola, one DNA window encodes the following:
- a CDS encoding VOC family protein, giving the protein MMDHLVLMAGRLEASLAFYEALLPMLGYHKTREHVFVSRSAPAIDLKQAGDETRSYGRYAPGLNHIGFTAPDLETVERIAGAMRTLGFEVPEIQRFGGDRALFLPDPDGLRIEITAYGTGG; this is encoded by the coding sequence ATGATGGACCACTTGGTGCTGATGGCCGGCCGGCTGGAGGCGAGCCTTGCCTTCTACGAGGCGCTGCTGCCGATGCTCGGCTATCACAAGACGCGCGAGCACGTCTTCGTCAGCCGGTCCGCTCCGGCCATCGACCTCAAGCAGGCCGGCGACGAGACGCGCAGCTATGGCCGGTACGCGCCGGGGCTGAACCATATCGGCTTCACCGCGCCCGACCTCGAGACGGTCGAACGCATCGCCGGGGCCATGAGAACGCTTGGCTTCGAGGTGCCGGAGATCCAGCGCTTCGGCGGCGACCGGGCGCTGTTCCTGCCCGATCCCGACGGGCTTCGCATCGAGATCACCGCCTACGGAACCGGAGGCTGA
- a CDS encoding ActR/PrrA/RegA family redox response regulator transcription factor, with protein MSETELDLPEDKSLLICDDDTPFRTRLARAMERRGFEVVEAASVAEALKIARETPPAFAVVDLRLEDGDGLQVVKALHETRADCRAVMLTGYGNIATAVAAVKSGAIDYLSKPADADDVVKALLASPDEKPAPPENPMSADRVRWEHIQRVFELCDHNVSETARRLNMHRRTLQRILAKRAPR; from the coding sequence ATGAGCGAGACCGAACTCGACCTGCCCGAGGACAAGAGCCTCCTCATCTGTGACGACGACACGCCCTTCCGCACGCGGCTGGCCCGCGCGATGGAGCGGCGCGGCTTCGAGGTCGTGGAGGCGGCAAGCGTCGCCGAGGCCCTGAAGATCGCGCGCGAGACCCCGCCCGCCTTCGCCGTCGTGGATCTGCGCCTGGAGGACGGGGACGGGCTGCAGGTCGTCAAGGCGCTGCACGAGACCCGTGCCGACTGCCGCGCCGTGATGCTGACCGGCTACGGCAATATCGCCACCGCCGTCGCCGCGGTGAAGTCCGGCGCGATCGACTATCTCTCCAAGCCCGCCGATGCCGACGACGTGGTCAAGGCCCTGCTCGCCAGCCCCGACGAGAAGCCCGCCCCGCCGGAAAACCCGATGAGCGCGGACCGGGTGCGCTGGGAGCACATCCAGCGCGTCTTCGAGCTGTGCGACCACAATGTCTCGGAAACCGCCCGGCGCCTCAACATGCACCGGCGCACCCTGCAGCGCATCCTCGCCAAGCGCGCGCCGCGCTAG
- the rplS gene encoding 50S ribosomal protein L19, producing the protein MNLIQQLEQEEAGRVRGDKQIPEFSAGDTLSVNVWIREGERQRVQRFDGVCIAKTGSGLNQNFTVRKISFGEGVERVFQLYSPLIESIEIKKKGHVRRAKLYYLRQRRGKSARIAERTSGHGIEERAPKFKPEDVK; encoded by the coding sequence ATGAACCTGATCCAGCAGCTCGAGCAGGAAGAAGCCGGCCGCGTGCGCGGCGACAAGCAGATTCCGGAATTTTCCGCCGGCGACACCCTGTCGGTGAACGTCTGGATCCGCGAGGGCGAGCGCCAGCGCGTGCAGCGCTTCGACGGCGTGTGCATCGCCAAGACCGGCTCCGGCCTCAATCAGAACTTCACGGTGCGCAAGATCAGCTTCGGCGAAGGCGTGGAGCGCGTGTTCCAGCTCTATTCCCCGCTGATCGAGTCCATCGAGATCAAGAAGAAGGGCCATGTGCGCCGCGCCAAGCTGTATTACCTGCGCCAGCGCCGCGGCAAGTCGGCCCGTATCGCCGAGCGGACCTCCGGTCACGGCATCGAGGAACGCGCGCCGAAGTTCAAGCCCGAAGACGTCAAGTAG
- a CDS encoding tetratricopeptide repeat-containing sulfotransferase family protein, protein MSAPIGEAEAASRLQAGEAALAAGRAPEAEQIARAVLAARRRDAGAHYLLGRALAALGRFADAETAFRALDRLRPGVAEVATQLALCALQAGDGARAVRLLRAAARKHPGDFNIAYNLAGLLHDEGELDAAIEAYERALAIDPAHLFARRGLAFTLSERGNDVRAGEIADGVLGDAPHDPVAIAVRAACALRAGKPDEARALVERHFRREASDPVNTALVLGRYGEALDRLGEPQRAFAAWQAGNGEMRAAFAARHEASAGAYSLAEAQRLRSVFAGRPGGAAAEPRGPAPVFLVGFQRAGTTLIEQILAAHPAVQTTGEDDSIAPLREAAGSGEDSLRALLAADPARLTGLRRKYWKAARPEGPPGDGRVFIDKLPLNMIWLGVIGRVFPDARILLAVRDPRDVVLSAFQQRFAMTDANYRLLDWQETARFYDAVMGAGMAGLAASPGPEVYEARYEAIVADWRGEARRMLDFLGLPWDEAVLDYREQAKARAITTPSADQVRRPVYTDALGRWKRYEFAYGPVMVDLAAWVERFGY, encoded by the coding sequence ATGAGCGCGCCGATCGGCGAGGCCGAAGCCGCCTCCCGCCTGCAGGCGGGCGAAGCCGCCCTCGCCGCGGGCCGGGCGCCGGAGGCCGAGCAGATCGCCCGCGCGGTCCTCGCCGCGCGAAGGCGCGATGCGGGCGCGCACTACCTGCTCGGCCGGGCGCTCGCCGCCCTGGGCCGGTTCGCGGACGCGGAAACCGCTTTCAGGGCGCTCGACCGGCTCCGGCCGGGGGTCGCGGAGGTGGCCACGCAGCTCGCCCTGTGCGCGCTGCAGGCCGGGGACGGCGCCCGCGCCGTGCGCCTCCTGCGGGCTGCGGCGAGGAAGCATCCGGGCGATTTCAACATCGCCTACAATCTCGCCGGCCTCCTGCACGACGAGGGCGAGCTCGACGCCGCGATCGAGGCCTATGAGCGCGCCCTCGCGATCGATCCCGCCCATCTCTTTGCGCGGCGCGGGCTCGCCTTCACCCTGAGCGAACGCGGAAACGACGTGCGCGCCGGCGAGATCGCCGATGGGGTGCTGGGCGACGCGCCCCACGATCCGGTGGCGATCGCCGTGCGGGCGGCCTGCGCCCTGCGGGCCGGCAAGCCGGACGAGGCCCGCGCCCTGGTCGAGCGGCATTTCCGGCGCGAGGCCTCCGATCCGGTCAACACCGCCCTCGTGCTGGGGCGCTATGGCGAGGCGCTCGACCGGCTCGGCGAGCCGCAGCGCGCCTTTGCGGCCTGGCAGGCGGGAAACGGCGAGATGCGCGCGGCCTTCGCCGCCCGCCACGAGGCCTCGGCCGGCGCCTATTCCCTCGCCGAGGCGCAGCGCCTGCGCAGCGTCTTCGCCGGGCGGCCCGGGGGCGCGGCCGCCGAGCCCCGGGGGCCCGCCCCGGTCTTCCTCGTCGGCTTCCAGCGTGCCGGCACGACGCTGATCGAGCAGATCCTCGCCGCCCACCCGGCTGTCCAGACGACGGGCGAGGACGATTCCATCGCCCCGCTGCGCGAGGCCGCCGGGTCCGGCGAAGACAGCCTGCGCGCCCTGCTCGCCGCCGATCCCGCGCGCCTGACGGGGCTGAGGCGCAAGTACTGGAAGGCGGCCCGGCCCGAAGGTCCCCCCGGTGACGGACGCGTCTTCATCGACAAGCTGCCCCTGAACATGATCTGGCTCGGCGTCATCGGCCGGGTCTTCCCCGACGCCAGGATCCTCCTGGCCGTGCGCGATCCGCGCGACGTGGTGCTGTCGGCCTTCCAGCAGCGCTTCGCGATGACCGACGCCAACTACCGCCTGCTCGACTGGCAGGAGACCGCGCGCTTCTACGACGCGGTGATGGGCGCGGGCATGGCCGGGCTTGCCGCCTCGCCGGGGCCCGAGGTGTACGAGGCGCGCTACGAGGCCATCGTCGCCGACTGGCGCGGTGAGGCGCGCCGCATGCTCGACTTCCTGGGCCTGCCCTGGGACGAGGCGGTCCTGGACTATCGCGAGCAGGCGAAGGCCCGCGCGATCACGACGCCGAGCGCCGACCAGGTGCGCCGGCCGGTCTATACCGACGCGCTCGGCCGCTGGAAGCGGTATGAGTTCGCCTATGGCCCGGTGATGGTGGACCTGGCGGCCTGGGTGGAGCGGTTCGGCTACTAG
- the mmcB gene encoding DNA repair putative endonuclease MmcB has product MGPTSLASAANPAIDDAHALMRGAARLLFDLGVNAIPEFTLPCGRRADLAGLGPKGEILIVEVKSGIADFRADRKWPDYFDWCDRFFFAVSDRFPHEVLPGQTGLIVADAFGAGIVRESPVQPLAPARRKALTLRFGRHAAERLMRSL; this is encoded by the coding sequence ATGGGACCGACGAGCCTTGCCTCCGCCGCCAATCCGGCGATCGACGATGCCCACGCGCTGATGCGCGGGGCGGCGCGCCTGCTGTTCGATCTCGGGGTCAACGCCATCCCGGAATTCACCCTGCCGTGCGGCCGGCGCGCCGACCTCGCCGGGCTTGGGCCGAAGGGGGAAATCCTCATCGTCGAGGTGAAGTCCGGCATCGCCGATTTCCGTGCCGACCGCAAATGGCCGGACTATTTCGACTGGTGCGACCGGTTCTTCTTCGCCGTCTCCGACCGTTTCCCGCACGAGGTGCTGCCCGGGCAGACCGGCCTCATCGTGGCCGACGCCTTCGGCGCGGGCATCGTGCGCGAAAGCCCGGTCCAGCCGCTCGCCCCGGCCCGGCGCAAGGCGCTGACGCTGCGGTTCGGCCGTCACGCGGCGGAAAGGCTGATGCGCTCGCTCTGA
- a CDS encoding nuclear transport factor 2 family protein codes for MKRIIIAAAAGLFAGQAAAQDPSPEHVVQGIYDAFAAGDIDAFAAALHPEIVWMEAENNTYADNNPYEGPQAVVDGVIGRVGADWENFTVTPQEMISEGNRVVMLGRYSGTYRATGEPIDAQVVHVWTVQDGQAVAFQQYVDTLQLAEAEQAD; via the coding sequence ATGAAACGCATCATCATCGCCGCCGCCGCCGGCCTGTTCGCAGGCCAGGCCGCCGCGCAGGACCCTTCGCCCGAGCATGTCGTGCAGGGCATCTACGACGCCTTCGCCGCCGGCGACATCGACGCCTTCGCCGCCGCGCTGCATCCCGAGATCGTCTGGATGGAGGCGGAGAACAACACCTATGCCGACAACAATCCCTACGAGGGGCCCCAGGCCGTCGTGGACGGCGTGATCGGCCGGGTCGGCGCGGACTGGGAGAACTTCACCGTCACGCCGCAGGAGATGATCTCCGAAGGCAACCGGGTCGTCATGCTCGGCCGCTATAGCGGCACCTACCGCGCAACCGGCGAGCCGATCGATGCCCAGGTCGTCCATGTCTGGACCGTGCAGGACGGCCAGGCCGTGGCCTTCCAGCAATATGTCGACACGCTGCAGCTCGCCGAGGCCGAACAGGCCGACTGA
- a CDS encoding NAD-dependent deacylase, with protein sequence MTTNLVILTGAGVSAESGLGTFRDTGGIWSKFDPMKLATPEGFAADPEAVHAFYNARRDNLLAATPNPAHHALAELERAWREERRGDFLLVTQNIDNLHEQAGSEALLHMHGELLKSRCERCGHLFEHTDALSLERVCEGCGKAGGLRPHVVWFGEMPLGLDRIYEALARCDLFVAVGTSGTVYPAAGFVQEALSAGAHTVELSLEPGEVSALFAERHHGPASRVVPEWARRAGGRA encoded by the coding sequence GTGACCACCAATCTCGTCATCCTCACCGGCGCCGGGGTCTCCGCCGAATCCGGGCTCGGCACGTTCCGCGACACCGGCGGCATCTGGTCGAAATTCGATCCGATGAAGCTCGCCACGCCGGAGGGCTTCGCCGCCGACCCCGAGGCCGTGCACGCCTTCTACAACGCCCGCCGTGACAATCTCCTCGCCGCGACCCCCAACCCGGCCCACCACGCGCTCGCCGAGCTCGAGCGCGCCTGGCGCGAGGAGCGCCGCGGCGATTTCCTGCTCGTCACCCAGAATATCGACAATCTGCACGAACAGGCCGGGTCCGAAGCCCTGCTGCACATGCACGGCGAGCTGCTGAAGAGCCGCTGCGAGAGGTGCGGACATCTGTTCGAGCACACCGACGCGCTGTCCCTCGAACGCGTGTGCGAGGGCTGCGGCAAGGCGGGCGGGCTTCGTCCCCACGTCGTCTGGTTCGGCGAGATGCCGCTCGGGCTCGACCGGATCTACGAGGCCCTCGCGCGCTGCGATCTCTTCGTGGCGGTGGGCACGTCCGGCACGGTCTACCCGGCCGCGGGCTTCGTGCAGGAGGCCCTCTCGGCCGGCGCGCACACGGTGGAGCTTTCCCTAGAACCCGGCGAGGTCAGCGCCCTGTTCGCCGAGCGTCATCACGGGCCGGCAAGCCGCGTGGTGCCCGAGTGGGCGCGACGCGCGGGCGGGCGCGCATGA
- a CDS encoding DUF3857 domain-containing protein produces MLLLRPVFAGCLAFAAALAALTAPSWLERSALASSGALVTDRLLFSDDGIEIYAGPVPAWVDAFELPAPDAVTTPLQNGLRLVGVDEFASAMADPPVHYAHQVVDVVTAAGVQPASLFAVQLNPAHDTLVLHSVLTGPADAPRERLDDVVISIVDSENLNALPAFTGQVSVIVRIPGVRPGDRVEVRYAIAGQPALIDHGRSLMFDSPVAELARLRVRARAPLDAAQSAFGAYADPDRMRRREVETTVYHDGPYAPAAVDPLIPAWHFPYTSAVLSTTPAWADIAAWAAPFYEPVVSEAVAAIAADIRAAHPARDAQIAEALRYVQREIRYFALLLGDGGYQPLHPDETLRLMEGDCKAKSLLLISLLAALGVEADAVMVNPMIGRGLERLPPTVYAFNHVIVTLEHDGRRYWFDPTAFEQFGRLDTLSQPDYGKALIAGPARSLVDMAVEYEAPLMRVAESYVLSGTQAGDRAGAELSLTFHDIWADNARYAVANLGREAFVAAMEEGFASKFAAYEARSEPRIVDDREANSWTLVFDWSVLPMNMTGEKRGTAQPLFAQVETLPPVPQVAAERDSAVIAIYPHSVEHTLSIALPEGHDVWPAVTPLDEARENAAFRYSIVRSQSGNEVHSRARLEMRSPEVGPGEIAAVNADLAFVQQALPIVLGLPTPVAGTVHMAMHARAEPWNEAFGEVLALR; encoded by the coding sequence GTGCTCCTGCTTCGGCCCGTCTTCGCCGGCTGTCTGGCCTTCGCCGCGGCGCTCGCCGCGCTTACCGCCCCGTCCTGGCTGGAGCGCTCCGCGCTGGCCAGTTCCGGCGCGCTCGTCACCGACCGGCTGCTGTTTTCCGATGACGGGATCGAGATCTATGCTGGGCCGGTGCCGGCCTGGGTCGACGCGTTCGAGCTGCCCGCCCCCGATGCGGTGACGACCCCGCTGCAGAACGGGCTGCGCCTCGTCGGCGTGGACGAGTTCGCCAGCGCCATGGCCGACCCTCCCGTGCATTACGCCCACCAGGTCGTGGACGTGGTCACCGCAGCGGGCGTGCAGCCCGCCTCGCTGTTCGCGGTCCAGCTCAACCCGGCCCACGACACGCTGGTGCTGCACTCGGTCCTCACCGGCCCGGCAGATGCGCCGCGCGAGCGGCTCGACGACGTCGTCATCTCGATCGTGGATTCGGAGAATCTGAACGCGCTTCCGGCCTTCACCGGACAGGTCAGCGTCATCGTGCGCATCCCGGGCGTGCGCCCGGGCGACCGCGTGGAGGTGCGCTACGCCATCGCCGGCCAGCCCGCGCTGATCGATCACGGCCGCAGCCTCATGTTCGACAGCCCGGTGGCCGAACTCGCCAGGCTGCGCGTGCGCGCCCGCGCGCCTCTGGACGCGGCCCAGTCGGCCTTCGGCGCGTATGCCGACCCTGACCGGATGCGCCGGCGCGAGGTCGAGACGACGGTCTATCACGACGGACCCTACGCGCCCGCCGCGGTCGATCCCCTGATCCCGGCCTGGCACTTTCCCTATACCAGCGCGGTGCTCTCCACCACGCCGGCCTGGGCCGACATCGCCGCCTGGGCCGCGCCCTTCTACGAGCCCGTGGTGAGCGAGGCGGTCGCGGCGATCGCGGCCGACATCCGAGCCGCCCATCCCGCGCGCGACGCGCAGATCGCCGAGGCGCTGCGCTATGTCCAGCGCGAGATCCGCTATTTCGCCCTGCTGCTGGGCGATGGCGGTTACCAGCCGCTGCATCCCGACGAGACGCTGCGGCTCATGGAGGGCGACTGCAAGGCGAAGTCGCTCCTGCTGATCTCCCTGCTCGCCGCGCTCGGCGTCGAGGCGGACGCGGTGATGGTCAATCCGATGATCGGACGCGGGCTGGAGCGCCTGCCGCCGACGGTCTACGCCTTCAACCATGTCATCGTGACCCTGGAGCATGACGGGCGGCGCTACTGGTTCGATCCGACCGCGTTCGAGCAGTTCGGCCGTCTCGACACCCTGTCCCAGCCCGATTACGGCAAGGCGCTCATCGCCGGGCCGGCGCGCTCTCTGGTGGACATGGCGGTGGAGTACGAGGCCCCGCTGATGCGCGTCGCCGAAAGCTACGTGCTGTCGGGTACGCAGGCCGGCGACCGCGCCGGGGCCGAGCTCTCGCTCACCTTCCACGACATCTGGGCCGACAATGCGCGATACGCCGTCGCCAATCTCGGCAGGGAGGCCTTCGTCGCGGCGATGGAGGAGGGCTTCGCCTCCAAATTCGCCGCCTACGAGGCCCGCAGCGAGCCGCGCATCGTCGACGACCGCGAGGCCAACAGCTGGACGCTGGTCTTCGACTGGTCCGTGCTGCCGATGAACATGACCGGCGAGAAGCGCGGCACCGCCCAGCCGCTCTTCGCCCAGGTGGAGACGCTGCCCCCCGTTCCCCAGGTCGCCGCCGAGCGCGACAGCGCGGTGATCGCGATCTATCCCCACTCGGTGGAGCATACGCTGAGCATTGCCCTGCCCGAGGGCCACGATGTCTGGCCCGCCGTCACGCCGCTCGACGAGGCACGCGAGAACGCGGCCTTCCGCTACTCGATCGTGCGCAGCCAGAGCGGGAACGAGGTCCACTCGCGCGCCCGGCTGGAGATGCGGAGCCCGGAAGTCGGCCCCGGCGAGATTGCCGCCGTCAACGCCGACCTCGCCTTCGTGCAGCAGGCGCTGCCGATCGTGCTCGGCCTGCCCACCCCGGTCGCCGGCACGGTGCACATGGCCATGCACGCGCGCGCCGAACCCTGGAACGAGGCGTTCGGCGAGGTGCTGGCGCTGCGCTAG
- a CDS encoding ActS/PrrB/RegB family redox-sensitive histidine kinase, with amino-acid sequence MQDGEPEWEDLAEQDRLNPIFGRIRLRTLVLLRWLAVGGQTATVLGVHFALGFELPLIACLAVIAASALLNVWLSLALPLARFARDPEAAAQLGYDLVQLMVLLALTGGLTNPFAIIMIAPVVIAVACLPARWWVALAALAIAGSLAISLWHFPLPWRGPREAILPATYQIGMWLALAITIAFTAVYAWRVGREAKRMSTALTATQFVLAREQRLSALGALSAAAAHELGTPLATIQLTAKEMLKFAENETVKEDAALLVSQAERCRDILKRLSRTQEASDRMHDRLTLRAALEEAAAPLKGLGAEIGIHLNALEGDPEPPVLQRRAELLYALGNFVENAVDYAASRVDITGRWNGERITVEIEDDGPGFPPDVLAKLGEPYVTTRRGREGSGGLGLGVFIAITLTERIGGRVDFSNASPRGGARVTLTWPRAALAAREEEAVATA; translated from the coding sequence ATGCAGGACGGCGAACCGGAATGGGAGGACCTTGCCGAGCAGGACCGGCTGAACCCGATCTTCGGGCGGATCAGGCTGCGCACGCTGGTGCTGCTGCGCTGGCTCGCCGTGGGCGGGCAGACGGCGACCGTGCTCGGGGTGCATTTCGCGCTCGGCTTCGAGCTGCCGCTGATCGCCTGCCTCGCGGTCATCGCGGCGAGCGCGCTGCTCAATGTCTGGCTCTCCCTGGCCCTGCCGCTGGCCCGCTTCGCGCGCGATCCCGAGGCGGCGGCCCAGCTCGGCTACGACCTGGTGCAGCTGATGGTCCTGCTGGCGCTGACCGGCGGGCTGACCAACCCGTTCGCGATCATCATGATCGCCCCGGTGGTGATCGCGGTGGCCTGCCTGCCCGCGCGCTGGTGGGTGGCGCTCGCCGCGCTCGCCATCGCCGGCTCGCTCGCCATCTCGCTCTGGCACTTCCCGCTGCCCTGGCGCGGCCCGCGCGAGGCGATCCTTCCCGCGACCTACCAGATCGGCATGTGGCTCGCGCTCGCCATCACGATCGCCTTCACCGCGGTCTACGCCTGGCGCGTGGGGCGCGAGGCCAAGCGCATGAGCACGGCGCTGACCGCGACGCAGTTCGTGCTGGCGCGCGAGCAGCGCCTGTCCGCGCTGGGGGCGCTGTCGGCCGCGGCCGCGCACGAGCTCGGCACCCCGCTCGCCACGATCCAGCTGACCGCCAAGGAGATGCTGAAATTCGCCGAGAACGAGACGGTGAAGGAGGATGCCGCCCTGCTCGTCTCCCAGGCCGAGCGCTGCCGCGACATCCTCAAGCGCCTGTCGCGCACCCAGGAAGCCAGCGACCGGATGCACGACCGGCTCACCCTGCGCGCCGCGCTGGAAGAGGCGGCCGCGCCGCTGAAGGGGCTCGGCGCGGAGATCGGCATCCATCTCAATGCGCTGGAAGGCGATCCCGAACCGCCCGTGCTGCAGCGGCGCGCCGAGTTGCTGTACGCGCTCGGCAATTTCGTGGAGAACGCGGTCGACTACGCCGCCTCGCGCGTCGACATCACGGGGCGCTGGAACGGCGAGCGCATCACGGTGGAGATCGAGGATGACGGGCCGGGCTTCCCGCCCGACGTGCTCGCCAAGCTCGGCGAGCCCTATGTCACCACGCGCCGGGGGCGGGAAGGCAGCGGCGGGCTGGGGCTCGGCGTGTTCATCGCCATCACCCTGACCGAGCGCATCGGCGGGCGGGTCGACTTCTCCAACGCCTCGCCGCGCGGCGGCGCGCGCGTGACGCTGACCTGGCCGCGCGCGGCGCTCGCCGCGCGCGAGGAGGAGGCGGTGGCGACCGCCTGA
- a CDS encoding polyhydroxyalkanoate depolymerase, protein MLYSFLEMGRAAMMPWRAAANATRQALRNPLNPMADTLAGRAMAASADVFESLTRYYGKPDWGFETVEVGGEAVPLAIETVWSKPFCDLIHFRRDREALAAARKTSSGQGDPKVLFVAPMSGHYATLLRGTVETFLPDCEVYVTDWADARRVPVIEGRFDLDDFVQYVREMIAAIGPDVHVVAVCQPGPPTLAAVSLMAEDGDENRPLSMTFMGSPIDARKSPTVPNKLAEERPYSWFRDQLIHTVPAVYPGALRRVYPGFMQLTGFINMNWDRHVDAHWRFFQHLVEGDGDSADRHRAFYDEYLSVMDLTEEFYLQTISDVFQQHKLPNGTMTVKGRPVRPAAIADVALLTVEGENDDISGIGQTQAAHTLCTGLSDALRQDHIQPGVGHYGVFNGRRFREEIAPMMKAFMKRHATRKTGKRAA, encoded by the coding sequence ATGCTGTATTCCTTCCTCGAAATGGGACGTGCCGCGATGATGCCCTGGCGGGCTGCGGCGAACGCCACGCGCCAGGCCCTGCGCAACCCGCTCAATCCGATGGCCGACACGCTGGCGGGCCGGGCCATGGCCGCCTCCGCCGACGTGTTCGAGAGCCTGACGCGCTATTACGGCAAGCCGGACTGGGGCTTCGAGACGGTCGAGGTGGGAGGCGAGGCCGTCCCGCTCGCCATCGAGACGGTGTGGTCGAAACCCTTCTGCGATCTCATCCATTTCCGGCGCGACCGCGAGGCGCTCGCCGCGGCGCGCAAGACCTCGTCCGGACAAGGCGATCCGAAGGTCCTCTTCGTCGCGCCGATGTCCGGACATTATGCGACCCTGCTGCGCGGCACGGTCGAGACCTTCCTGCCCGACTGCGAGGTCTACGTCACCGACTGGGCCGATGCGCGCCGCGTGCCGGTGATCGAGGGCCGCTTCGATCTCGACGACTTCGTCCAGTACGTGCGCGAGATGATCGCCGCGATCGGGCCGGACGTGCATGTCGTCGCGGTCTGCCAGCCCGGCCCGCCCACGCTCGCGGCGGTCTCGCTCATGGCCGAGGACGGCGACGAGAACCGGCCGCTGTCCATGACCTTCATGGGCTCGCCGATCGATGCGCGCAAATCGCCGACCGTTCCCAACAAGCTCGCCGAGGAGCGGCCCTATTCCTGGTTCCGCGACCAGCTCATCCACACCGTACCGGCGGTCTATCCCGGCGCGCTGAGGCGGGTCTATCCCGGCTTCATGCAGCTGACCGGCTTCATCAACATGAACTGGGACCGCCATGTCGACGCGCACTGGCGCTTCTTCCAGCACCTGGTCGAGGGCGACGGCGACAGCGCCGACCGCCACCGCGCCTTCTACGACGAATATCTCTCGGTGATGGACCTGACCGAGGAATTCTACCTGCAGACCATTTCCGACGTGTTCCAGCAGCACAAGCTGCCCAACGGCACCATGACGGTGAAGGGGCGCCCGGTGCGTCCCGCCGCCATCGCCGACGTCGCCCTGCTCACGGTGGAAGGCGAGAACGACGACATTTCCGGCATCGGCCAGACCCAGGCCGCCCACACGCTGTGCACCGGCCTCTCCGATGCGCTGCGCCAGGACCACATCCAGCCCGGCGTCGGCCATTACGGCGTCTTCAACGGCCGCCGCTTCCGCGAGGAGATCGCGCCGATGATGAAGGCCTTCATGAAGCGCCACGCCACCCGGAAGACGGGCAAGCGGGCGGCCTGA
- a CDS encoding metallopeptidase family protein, whose protein sequence is MACNPDLLSPSQEDVLAVAEQAWAELPQAFRDMCGNVVIQVVDFADEETLSHFGMESPYELTGLYHGVDLTQKSHMDMNGPDYVFLYRLPILLEWCERGDVSLKELVTHVLVHEIGHHFGLSDEDMHAIEDEAG, encoded by the coding sequence ATGGCCTGCAATCCCGATCTTCTCTCCCCGTCCCAGGAGGACGTGCTCGCCGTCGCCGAACAGGCCTGGGCCGAGCTGCCCCAGGCGTTCCGGGACATGTGCGGCAATGTCGTGATCCAGGTGGTGGACTTCGCCGACGAGGAGACGCTCTCCCATTTCGGCATGGAGAGCCCCTACGAGCTGACCGGCCTCTATCACGGCGTCGACCTCACCCAGAAATCCCACATGGACATGAACGGGCCGGATTATGTCTTCCTCTATCGCCTGCCGATCCTCCTGGAATGGTGCGAGCGCGGCGACGTCTCGCTGAAGGAGCTGGTCACCCACGTTCTGGTGCACGAGATCGGCCATCATTTCGGCCTGTCCGACGAGGACATGCACGCCATCGAGGACGAGGCGGGCTAG
- a CDS encoding SCO family protein has product MNLKDRPVWLLPAIASLAALVAVFALLLARGAVEREGAAPMVRTSGEAQIGGPFTLVDHTGRTVTEADFAGRPMLIYFGFTYCPDVCPFSLQVLADALSRLPEDRRAVFQPLLISVDPERDTPQVLAQYVDSPAFPANLTGLTGSPEQIRAAAEAYRVYYARVEDPDSAAGYTMDHASLIYLMDGEGEFVDVFPHHATPGEIAARLQDFLEESRRSS; this is encoded by the coding sequence ATGAACCTGAAAGATCGCCCGGTCTGGCTTCTGCCCGCGATCGCGAGCCTGGCCGCGCTTGTCGCGGTGTTCGCCCTGCTGCTCGCTCGCGGCGCGGTGGAGCGCGAGGGCGCCGCGCCGATGGTGCGCACCTCCGGCGAGGCGCAGATCGGCGGGCCCTTCACCCTCGTCGACCATACCGGAAGGACGGTGACCGAGGCCGATTTCGCCGGCCGGCCCATGCTGATCTATTTCGGCTTCACCTACTGCCCCGATGTCTGCCCCTTCTCGCTGCAGGTGCTCGCCGACGCGCTCTCGCGCCTGCCCGAGGACCGGCGCGCCGTCTTCCAGCCCCTCCTCATCAGCGTCGATCCCGAGCGCGACACGCCGCAGGTGCTCGCGCAGTACGTGGACTCGCCCGCCTTTCCGGCCAATCTCACCGGCCTGACGGGGAGCCCGGAGCAGATCCGCGCCGCCGCCGAGGCCTACAGGGTGTATTACGCGCGCGTCGAGGATCCGGACAGCGCGGCGGGCTACACCATGGACCATGCCAGCCTCATCTACCTGATGGACGGCGAGGGCGAATTCGTCGACGTCTTCCCCCATCACGCCACGCCCGGGGAGATCGCGGCGCGGCTGCAAGACTTTCTAGAGGAAAGCCGGCGATCCTCGTGA